CCACCAACACACTCACACAGCTCACGATGTTGTGCGACGACATACTGCTGCTCGCAGCACAACGAAATGGGTAGACACGAGGGGAGCCGGGAGAAAAACAGAAtatagaaaaaaaaaaactgatGTCGTCATTCGTGAAGGTACGACAGGCCGCGCACACGAGAGGGAAAAGGCAACAACAAGCCACAGAACATAGTAACCGTAAACACATGTCGAAAGGCGGAATGCTGGGGCTGACGAGCCAAAGGAGAGAATACACCACAGTAAAGATTCGCCCTGTATAGGAAAGGGTGGCGACAAGGTACGAATGGAAATAAGACTTACTCGACGAGAAGAATGCGCGTCTGGTTGGCGTAGCCCTTGACCTTGTGATCAGCGTGAATCACAACGCAGTAGTCACCAGTCTGCACATAGCCCTTCGACGTGGCGAATCCAACACCCATGGCCACGCGCTGCTCCTTGCCCTCATCGTGGCCGAGCTTTTCTGCATCAAAGAAAACACTCTCCACGCCTTGTGTGATGTTCAGCTGGCGGCACGTCTGCAGACGCGtcgtcacacacacaatcgGGCAGTTCGGACGGTACTTCGCCACTAGTCGAGCGCTGCGGCCGGTGTTGCTCAGCACCACCATTACCTTGGCCTTGGTCTCATACACAGAGTTCACGGCACTGCTGCAAACAGCCTCCTCAGCACTCATCGGGATGGGCTGCAGTTTTTTGATGCTGTTGAAGAAGACGTATTCGTTAACGGCGCTCTGCGCCTCTAGGCAGATGCGCGCCATGTACTGAACCACCTCATTCGGATACTTGCCCTTCGCCGTCTCACCAGACAGCATCACGCAATCCGCACCGTTGAAGACAGCGTTAGCGACATCCGATACCTCAGCGCGCGTCGGGCGGGGGTTGTACGTCATGCTCTCCAGCATCTGCGTCGCGCAGATGACCGGCTTGCCGGCAACGTTGCACTTGCTGATCAGGATCTTCTGCGCAACCACCACCTTCTCCGCTGGGATCTCAACACCGAGGTCGCCGCGCGCAACCATGATGCCGTCGCTCTCCTCAATGATAGAGTCGATGTTCTGCACGCCCTGGTGGTTCTCGATCTTGCAGATGATCATGATGTCACGTCCCTTCGCGCCAAGCGCCTCCCGCACCTCGCCCACCTGCTCCGCGCTCCGGATGAACGACGCGAAGATCATGTCCACGCCCTGCTCCACGCCAAACTGCAGGTCCGCGCAGTCCTTCGCCGACACAGCCGGCAGGTCCACGTCGCACCCCGGCAGGTTCACACCGCGTCGGTCAGAGATCGTGTGCGCGTTAGTCACCGTGCACTTCAGCGTCTGCTCGTCCTCGTGGCTCTGCACGTGCAGGATCAGGATGCCGTCGTCGATGTAGATGTAGCTGCCAGGGCGCACCACCTTCGACAGGTTCTGGTAGTCGATGTAGAACTTGTCCTTGGTGCCCTTGTCAGCAAACGCAGGGTCTGTCGTCACGTAGCATGTCGCGCCTCGCTCCATCACGGCCTCGCCACCAACGAACTGTCCCGTCCGAATCTCGGGCCCCTTTGTGTCCAGCGCGATCGCGATATTCACACCgagctccgcggcggcctgGCGCACATTGTTGATCGTCGTCCGGTGGTACTCGTGTGACCCATGCGAGAAGTTCATGCGCGCAACAGACATGCCGCTCTGAATCAGTCccttcagcgcctccacgctCTGCGTGCTGGGGCCGATAGTGCACACGATCCGGGTCGCCCGGTGGTTCGCAACCGGCTCGAAGATCGAGAGCGTCAGGTTGTGAGCCAACTTCGAAC
The window above is part of the Leishmania infantum JPCM5 WGS CACT00000000 data, contig 17, whole genome shotgun sequence genome. Proteins encoded here:
- a CDS encoding pyruvate kinase translates to MLRVRSLSCSKLAHNLTLSIFEPVANHRATRIVCTIGPSTQSVEALKGLIQSGMSVARMNFSHGSHEYHRTTINNVRQAAAELGVNIAIALDTKGPEIRTGQFVGGEAVMERGATCYVTTDPAFADKGTKDKFYIDYQNLSKVVRPGSYIYIDDGILILHVQSHEDEQTLKCTVTNAHTISDRRGVNLPGCDVDLPAVSAKDCADLQFGVEQGVDMIFASFIRSAEQVGEVREALGAKGRDIMIICKIENHQGVQNIDSIIEESDGIMVARGDLGVEIPAEKVVVAQKILISKCNVAGKPVICATQMLESMTYNPRPTRAEVSDVANAVFNGADCVMLSGETAKGKYPNEVVQYMARICLEAQSAVNEYVFFNSIKKLQPIPMSAEEAVCSSAVNSVYETKAKVMVVLSNTGRSARLVAKYRPNCPIVCVTTRLQTCRQLNITQGVESVFFDAEKLGHDEGKEQRVAMGVGFATSKGYVQTGDYCVVIHADHKVKGYANQTRILLVE